One genomic window of Microbacterium testaceum StLB037 includes the following:
- a CDS encoding DUF3237 family protein, whose amino-acid sequence MAPAPSLRYCFTVTAHVAPGIPLEKQGDDVLEFIPITGGPVTGEVTGEIVPGGGDWCLVRADGTYAVEARYLIRTTDGAVIDVYNVGVVREPANGEPYFESTPRFRTVAPHLQWLTRSMFVGRATANAHDTTIEIFEIAN is encoded by the coding sequence ATGGCTCCCGCTCCATCCCTGCGTTACTGCTTCACCGTCACCGCCCATGTCGCTCCCGGCATCCCGCTCGAAAAGCAGGGCGACGACGTGCTCGAGTTCATCCCCATCACCGGCGGACCCGTGACCGGCGAGGTCACGGGCGAGATCGTGCCCGGGGGCGGCGACTGGTGCCTCGTGCGCGCCGACGGCACCTACGCCGTCGAGGCCCGGTACCTCATCCGCACCACCGACGGCGCCGTCATCGACGTCTACAACGTCGGGGTCGTGCGCGAACCCGCGAACGGCGAACCCTACTTCGAGAGCACGCCGCGTTTCCGCACCGTCGCACCGCACTTGCAGTGGTTGACGCGATCGATGTTCGTCGGCCGCGCCACGGCGAACGCACACGACACGACCATCGAGATCTTCGAGATCGCGAACTAG
- a CDS encoding TetR/AcrR family transcriptional regulator produces MAEEKRTRRKRGSLSRAEIVDAALRLMDGEGESALTFSRLGAELKSSPTAVYRHFASREDLLLALADRLDGISLEGYEPTDDWRADLTDLAWRAWRTAEAHPAAAAATLLMVANSINELRAVEWILRAMTVAGLRGRPAVMQYQVYTQMVLGAASAYGARLVSAGSREVAEGWIQVYAPTDPSQYPHAEAAKAELAMMNYREVFAQQLEMYLAALELTVAAQGEPTETAGVNASGA; encoded by the coding sequence ATGGCCGAAGAGAAGAGGACCCGCCGCAAGCGCGGTTCGCTCAGTCGCGCGGAGATCGTCGACGCCGCCCTGCGCCTCATGGACGGCGAGGGGGAGTCCGCTCTCACGTTCTCGCGACTCGGCGCGGAGCTGAAGTCCTCTCCCACGGCGGTGTACCGGCACTTCGCCAGTCGCGAGGACCTGCTGCTCGCCCTCGCGGATCGCCTCGACGGCATCTCGCTCGAGGGCTACGAGCCGACCGACGACTGGCGTGCCGACCTGACGGACCTGGCCTGGCGGGCCTGGCGGACGGCGGAAGCCCACCCCGCCGCCGCGGCGGCGACGCTGCTCATGGTCGCCAACAGCATCAACGAACTGCGCGCCGTGGAGTGGATCCTGCGAGCGATGACGGTCGCGGGGCTCCGGGGCCGGCCGGCCGTCATGCAGTACCAGGTCTACACGCAGATGGTGCTGGGCGCGGCGTCGGCCTATGGTGCCCGACTGGTGAGCGCCGGTTCGCGCGAGGTGGCGGAGGGGTGGATCCAGGTGTACGCACCGACGGATCCCTCGCAGTACCCGCACGCGGAGGCGGCCAAGGCGGAGCTCGCGATGATGAACTATCGCGAGGTCTTCGCCCAGCAGCTGGAGATGTACCTCGCCGCCCTCGAGCTCACCGTGGCGGCTCAGGGCGAGCCCACGGAGACCGCGGGAGTGAACGCCTCCGGAGCGTGA
- a CDS encoding SDR family oxidoreductase, whose amino-acid sequence MTARLALLTGVGRRRSIGAGLARGLAADGWDLALSSWRPYDDRIGLERGADDPEAIADECRSLGVHVTLHEADLADPATPEALFHAIDRRVDALVLSHCESVDSSILTTSVDAFDRHFAVNARASWLLIRAFAEQFPVTTDTAATGRIVALTSDHTAHNLPYGASKGALDRIVIAAAVELADRGIRSNVINPGPIDTGWMDDAIRRWTTDATPAGRLGTPDDIADLVRFLLSERGGWITGQLLSSNGGFATG is encoded by the coding sequence ATGACCGCACGCCTCGCCCTGCTCACCGGCGTCGGCCGTCGTCGTTCGATCGGTGCGGGTCTCGCGCGTGGCTTGGCCGCGGACGGCTGGGACCTCGCGCTCTCGTCCTGGCGTCCCTATGACGACCGGATCGGCCTCGAACGCGGCGCGGACGACCCGGAGGCCATCGCCGACGAGTGCCGCTCCCTCGGCGTCCACGTCACGCTGCACGAAGCCGACCTCGCCGATCCGGCGACCCCGGAGGCGCTGTTCCACGCGATCGACCGTCGCGTCGACGCCCTCGTCCTCTCGCACTGCGAAAGTGTCGACAGCTCGATCCTCACCACGTCCGTCGACGCGTTCGACCGGCACTTCGCGGTGAACGCGCGGGCATCGTGGCTGCTCATCCGCGCCTTCGCCGAGCAGTTCCCGGTGACCACCGACACCGCCGCCACGGGCCGGATCGTCGCGCTGACCAGCGACCACACGGCGCACAACCTGCCGTACGGGGCGAGCAAGGGGGCGCTGGATCGCATCGTCATCGCCGCCGCCGTGGAGCTCGCCGATCGCGGCATCCGTTCGAACGTCATCAATCCGGGCCCGATCGACACAGGGTGGATGGACGACGCGATCCGACGATGGACGACGGATGCCACTCCCGCCGGGCGTCTCGGGACACCCGACGACATCGCTGATCTGGTGCGGTTCCTCCTCTCGGAGCGGGGCGGGTGGATCACCGGGCAGTTGCTCTCGAGCAACGGGGGATTCGCCACGGGCTGA
- a CDS encoding aldo/keto reductase encodes MHEAPLATARIGLGLAAVGRPAYITTDRDHDLGDGGTRSIETMCARTHALLDEAWALGIRYVDAARSYGYAERFLGSWLTAHPERRAALTIGSKWGYEYVGGWRMDATVHERKEHSAAMLEKQWLETLAALGSAPDLYLIHSVTPDSPALGDSAVLGRLREIAADGVRVGISTSGPRQGDVIDEARQLADSPFSVVQATWNLREQAAAPALARAHAAGWTVVVKEALAGGELARPEPDSHLADFAAGRDGASLALGVARAQPWADIVLSGAATIPQLRRGAAATAREIDAETLGRWASDPEEYWRRRAARPWR; translated from the coding sequence ATGCACGAGGCACCCCTTGCGACGGCGCGGATCGGACTCGGGCTCGCGGCGGTCGGCCGTCCGGCCTACATCACCACCGACCGTGACCACGATCTGGGCGACGGCGGCACGCGTTCGATCGAGACGATGTGCGCGCGGACGCACGCGCTGCTCGACGAGGCGTGGGCGCTCGGCATCCGGTACGTCGATGCCGCCCGGTCGTACGGGTACGCCGAGCGCTTCCTCGGGTCGTGGCTCACCGCCCATCCCGAGCGCCGCGCGGCGCTGACGATCGGGTCGAAGTGGGGCTACGAGTACGTCGGCGGATGGCGGATGGATGCCACGGTCCACGAGCGCAAAGAGCATTCCGCCGCGATGCTCGAGAAGCAGTGGCTCGAGACCCTCGCCGCGCTCGGCTCGGCACCCGACCTTTATCTCATCCATTCGGTGACGCCCGACAGCCCCGCGCTCGGGGACTCCGCCGTGCTCGGCCGACTCCGCGAGATCGCCGCGGACGGGGTGCGCGTGGGGATCTCGACCAGCGGTCCCCGGCAGGGAGACGTCATCGATGAAGCGCGACAGCTGGCGGACAGTCCGTTCTCGGTCGTGCAGGCCACGTGGAATCTGCGCGAGCAGGCGGCGGCGCCGGCGCTGGCCCGTGCCCATGCGGCGGGGTGGACGGTGGTGGTGAAGGAGGCCTTGGCCGGGGGAGAGCTCGCCCGTCCCGAGCCCGACAGCCATCTTGCGGACTTCGCGGCGGGGCGCGACGGAGCGTCTCTGGCGCTCGGCGTCGCGAGAGCGCAGCCGTGGGCCGACATCGTGCTCAGCGGGGCGGCGACGATCCCTCAGCTTCGTCGGGGCGCCGCGGCGACGGCGCGCGAGATCGACGCCGAGACACTCGGACGGTGGGCGAGCGATCCCGAAGAGTACTGGCGACGGCGAGCGGCCCGTCCCTGGCGGTAG
- a CDS encoding RNA polymerase sigma factor encodes MDDESEFVMLFREHYTAVRRFIERRVSDPQAADDLTMDCFEIAWRKRTPDHPFGLAWLYRTARNLIGNEYRRREREGALWAHIEDHVRTLSVEAGSDLTARLLDAVRALPEREREILWLTYWEELPAAEVAVVLDLKPGAVWTRLNRARARLKPLLVETSAAAERREEVRDDR; translated from the coding sequence GTGGACGACGAGTCGGAGTTCGTGATGCTCTTCCGGGAGCATTACACCGCCGTTCGGCGATTCATCGAACGCCGTGTCTCAGATCCTCAGGCCGCCGACGACCTGACGATGGACTGCTTCGAGATCGCGTGGCGCAAGCGCACTCCGGATCACCCGTTCGGGCTCGCCTGGCTCTACCGCACCGCGCGGAACCTCATCGGCAACGAGTACCGCCGCAGAGAGAGGGAGGGGGCACTGTGGGCGCACATCGAAGACCACGTGCGGACCCTCTCGGTCGAGGCCGGGTCCGATCTCACCGCGCGCCTCCTGGACGCCGTGCGTGCGCTCCCCGAGCGCGAGCGGGAGATCCTCTGGCTCACCTACTGGGAGGAGCTCCCCGCCGCCGAGGTGGCGGTCGTCCTGGACCTGAAGCCCGGGGCGGTGTGGACGCGACTCAATCGTGCGCGCGCCCGGCTCAAGCCTCTCCTCGTCGAGACATCGGCCGCCGCCGAGCGTCGCGAGGAGGTGCGCGATGACCGATGA
- a CDS encoding PaaI family thioesterase has product MTTWTIVPGALDERLGITVTEQSAERVVASLPVVGNTQSLGRLHGGATAALAEAVGSWAAMIHASGYGKVCVGVDLNITHHRGARDGRIHAVATPAHRGRRMATYDIRVTDDDDRLIATARITNLLVDPE; this is encoded by the coding sequence ATGACGACCTGGACCATCGTGCCCGGTGCCCTCGACGAGCGGCTGGGCATCACCGTGACGGAGCAGTCCGCCGAGAGGGTCGTGGCATCCCTCCCCGTCGTCGGCAACACGCAGTCGCTGGGCCGGCTGCACGGCGGGGCGACGGCCGCTCTCGCCGAGGCCGTGGGGTCGTGGGCCGCGATGATCCACGCCTCCGGCTACGGGAAGGTCTGCGTCGGAGTGGACCTCAACATCACGCACCACCGCGGCGCGCGCGACGGTCGCATCCACGCGGTCGCCACCCCCGCGCACCGCGGTCGCCGCATGGCGACCTACGACATCCGCGTCACCGACGACGACGATCGCCTGATCGCGACGGCGCGCATCACCAATCTCCTCGTCGACCCCGAATGA